In Ferrigenium kumadai, the DNA window AATTGGCCCGGAAGGTCATCGCCGAACTGCGCGAGGAATTCGGTATCACAGAGGCACCGGCATGGTTCAAGGTTATCGCCGAAAAGCGTGCCACCTTCTGCTGCGCACCGAACCTGCAGCGCCCGTCGCAGCAGACCGCCCTACCTCGCCTGCTGCTGGCGGGTGACTACACCGCAGGCGACTATCCCGCCACGCTGGAAGGTGCCGTGCTCAGCGGCGTGCGCTGCGCCGCACTGATTTCCTGAAGCCTCCTCAGCTCAAGCTTTCTTCAGCTTTGCCGATAATGTAATCAAGCGTCGCGTTTGAGCATTTGGAAGAGCGGCTCCGCCGCCGGACGCTCAATTTCGAATGGGGGCTATCATGCTGGAAATACTTGTCTACTACCACGATGTGTTGCGTTACTCCGTTCTGGGCGACTGGGATCGGGTGCGCGACTTGCAGCAGCAGGGCTTCTACGTCAAGGTCAAGGTTCCGGCCAATACTCGGCGCTGAACCGTTGGCCGCCTACCTGCACCGGCCGGGGCGGAAGTAGGCGCTGTTGTCGTAATACGCGGAATCTTCATTGTCCGCCGCCCATCCCGGCACACCGAGCAGCGGCACGGGAGCCAGCTCCCGGGTGCTGAGACAATGCGCCGGCGCACTCAAATAGTCCGCGAGCAACTTATCCAGATGTACCAGACGTTGCTCCAACGGCCAGCCGAAGAAATCTGCTTCCACCGGCAACAACAGTCCCTGACCGGTCATGCCGATATAAGGATTGAGCGCCTTCTCGTACAGGCCATGGCCGAACAGGTAGAAACCCATCTGCGCATCTACCTCGGCTCGCCACCCCCAGAACAATTCCTTCCACTGAAAGTCGCGCAACAGTTTGGCCAGTTCCTCGTCCGCGTACGGAACGACTACCCCTGACTCGTCCAGCAGGGTATTGGTGTCACGCACCGCGCCGCGTTCGCTGCGACTTGCCTCTTTTCTTCCATCCGTCAGCGCCTGGTAATGCCGCGCATTGATCGCGGCCTTGGCCTTGGGGAAAGTCAGCCACACCAGTGCATTGAGCAGATCATGCCAGTTGTCCGCGCGCGTCGGTACCTCGCCTTTCAGATAGCAGCGCGGTTCGTATTGCGCCTCGAAGGCAAGTTTTCCATATTCCTGCGCGACGAAGCGCAACAGGTGGCCGCTCTGCGTGGCGATGGCGGGATGGCATCCATCGAGCAGCGCATTGCAGTCCTGTAACGTCGGGAAGCCGGTTGTGCCGAGACGCGAGATGATGGGGTGCAGCGGGAAGAACAGCGGCGATTGCAATAACGCGTCTTTATTCCATATGGGAGTCGGATTCATGCCGCAAGTTTAGCTGACCGGCGGGTTTGCCGGGTAGCGTCATGCTTGATGCCAAAAGTCCGGCTTGCTGGAGAAACAGGGGCCGATCACCATCGGCCCCCTTGGCGGTTATTTTCCGTAATCGAGGTAGATATTCACCCGCCGGTTCTCGCGCCGCCCCTCTTCGCTCCAGTTGTAAGCGACACGCCGGGTCTGTCCGAATCCGGTGGCGGAGAGCCTGCTGCGCGCGATGCCGAATTTATCCACCAGATAGTTCACCACACTCTCGGCGCGGCGCCGAGAGAGCTCCATACCCTGCCCCCTGGTCCCCTCCGCGTTGCTGGCGTGCCCCTCTATCGTTGCCGAGGCGTTTGGATTCTCTTTCAGGAAATCCGCCACCCTGGAGAGCTCGTCGTGGTAGCGCGTCTTGATGTCGGCCCGGTTCCTGTCGAATTCCATTTCCAGTCCGACCTTGGTGATACGTCCGGGAACCGGCTTGAAGCCTTCCTTCACATCCATCGCACAGTCGATGATGGAGTCGATGCGGCGGTTCTGCCGCTTGCCCTCCTCGGTGCGGTTGTCCGCGACGGGGCGCGTCTTGCCGTATCCCACGGCTTTCAAGCGGGAACGGTCGATGCCGGAACGATTCACGAGGTATTCCACCACGCTGTTTGCACGGCGCTGCGACAGCTGCATGTTGTACTCGTCCGTCCCGACCTCGTCGGTATGTCCCTCGATCACGGCCGTGGTGTCCGGATATTTCCTCAGATATGCACCCAGCCTTTCTACCGAGGCCTCGTATTCATGCTGGATGGCATACTGATCGATCTCGAACTGGATATCCAGTGTGGTGCAATACTTGATCCGCTCCGGATATCCCGGAAGCGGTGCCGCCTCGCCGGCAGGAGCTTCCCCTTGCCTGATTAGATCCGGGTCGCATTCCTCGATCGCCATCCCCGGCGTCCAGTAGCCCGTGCGCCAGCACTGCCCCGCACCGCTTTTGACAAGTTCGCCTTGGCTGTCCACCAGATAGCCTTGCGTCCGCGGTTCGTTATGGGCCATGACTTGCGCCGGAGAAATGGCCGCCGCACAAGCCGCGACAACAACCAGGTTCAGCAACGTTTTCCGTGATGCTTGGTTCGGGCATGGGAAATTATTCATGACGACCTCCATTGCAATGGTTAGGGGTGCAGACACTGTGTCAGTATCATTCGTCTGAACTTCACACGCAATAAGGCAAAACATGTAGCAACATTCTGCAGACTCTATCTTTTCCAATCTCACCGTCGGCCTCTACCTGCTGAACGGTCAATTCAAAGCGCTGCGTGGCTGACTGCTGGTTCATGCGGTTACAACGCGATTCCTGCCACCGGCTTTGGCCAGGTACAAAGCTTGATCGGCACGTCCGGTCAAGGTGTCTGCCGTGTCATCCGGAGCGAATTGCGCCACACCGAAACTGCAGCTCAGTCTGCCCACCCCGGTGAACGCAGTCGTTTCAACTCGTTCGCGCAGTTTCTCAGCCAGCTTTGCGGCCTCGCTGCTGTTCAAATGCGGCACCACGACCATGAACTCCTCTCCGCCCCACCGAGCCAGGCTGTCGGTCTCCCGGATACGTGGAGCCACCAGACTTGTCAGCTGAACCAGCACGCTATCGCCCACCTGGTGACCATAAGTGTCATTGACACGCTTGAAGTGGTCGATGTCGTACATGATGAGCGACAGTGGCGTATGGTAGCGTTGCGAACGCTTGATTTCCTGGCCGAGGATGGCGTTGAACTTCAGCCGGTTCAAGGCGCCTGTCAGGGTGTCGGTGGTGGCCTGCCGTTCCAGCTCGTGCGACAGTGCTTCCAGACGTTTCTGGTTCTGGTGCAGCAGTATTTCAGTGCCGAATTCGCGCTGGAGTACCAGCAGCGAAACGAGGATCAGCACACTGATCATCAATGTCAGGATGATGCCGAACAGGCGATTTACCAACGAGGCCTTTTCCTGTCGCAGCAACACGATGGACCAGCCTTCCTGCCCAACCATCTGCCGCCCGGCCAGGAATTTCTTGCCGGCGATGCTGATCCACTCGCCGTTCCCGAAGCGTTGCTGCGCGAGAGAAGTAACCTCCTTTCCGGCGAACTGCTGCGATGCCTGGGTTTGCCGGAGCAGATCCGGCGGCAACGGCCACAGGCCATACGGCGCGCCCTTCATGCCGGAAAGCAGCACGACGCCATTCGCATCGACCAGGAACGCATCCTGAAAGTGCGTCAGCCCCAGTGCTTCCGGATCAAGTGTGTGTTTCACCACGGCCACGCCGGTGATCTCTTGCCTGCCATTGCGGATGGGGGCACTGGCGTAGAAGCCCGCCTCCCCCGTGGTGACCCCGATGGCGAAGAACTTGCCCAGTCTCCCGGCGAGTGCCTCCTGGAAGTATGGGCGGAAGCTGTAATTCCTCCCGGCAAGGCTGGTCGGCTGATGGCGATTGGAAGCGGCAATGACCGTCCCGTTTCGGTCCATCACATAGGCGATGAGGCCGGGATGGACGGCGCTGTAGCGATCCACCAACAGGTTGGCCTGGGCAAGCGTATCGGGTGCGGTACCGGGCATTCCGGCAAGAGCATTCGAGGTCGACATCGCCGTCGCCAATCCTTGCGTAACTGTGGTATCGACCGAGAGCCGGTGAGCCAGCAGCGATGTCCCTGCATCGATGTCCCGCCGCAGGTCTTCCTGATAGAGCTTGCCCAAGTTGTTCGTAAGCGTCCAGCCCAAACCGATGGTCATGACCAGCACGGCAACGGTGGCGCGGAAATACCAGCGCCGCTTCATCATCAGGTGCGATTCTTCAAATCGGCTCTGCTCATAGGCCCAGACGGCCAGCATGATCCAGCACGCGAAGAAAGCGCGAAACAGCTGGATGGGCGCGCCGACAGCGGCGAAGAAAGTCTCCTGATTCAGGAAGTTCGCTGGGAACGAGGCGGCCGCCGGCACTACGGCACCGGCGGCGATGCCATACAACCCCATGCCGATGCCGGCAGAGATCAGCCAGCGGCGCCTCAGTCCTTCAAGCGTGCTAGCCTTGGCGAAAAGCGCGAAGGCCGCCCACAGGCAACCGACCAGACCCAGCGCATACCGGAAACCGCCATTCAACCCGCTCTGGCCGCCCAGCAAGCTGCCGAGCAGCAGTGCAACAAGCAGCAGGACCGGCAATATCCAGCGCCCCACAGTCCGCATGCCCAGCTTGATCGTAGCGACCCGGCCGAACTCGACCAGAAAAGCGAATGAGGCAGCCATCACCGCCAATCGCACCGAAGAAAAAAGCGGCGTGTCGCCTGCGGTCAAGGCCAGCAGATCCAGCCATTCATTCAGCCCATGGGTAAAGCCAAATAGTCCCATGAACAGCCATGGCAATACTTCCTGCGGCGACCGTTGCCGGGTAAAGCAGACCACGCCCAGGACCATGAAGGCCAGCCCATAGACGAAGAAGATGTAATCCATCTGGCTTTTGAGGAATTGTGCGGTCTCTAGCATCTGAGGAAGTGTTGCCTGAATATGGAGGGAAGAATGTTGCAAGCCTTAGTGCTTAAGCAGCCTAAGGTCTGCACACAGTGTTAAGTGTATCGCCGCCGGACACAATCAGGTACAACATCCGCCACAATAATGCTTCTCACATTTGCACCCGATTCAGCCGGCGCATGAGTGACCACCGGCCTGCTGAAACCCATTGCTCATATCGTGATGCTGGAGAAAAGCGGCAAGCCACTCCCTGCATTTGTCTTTCATGCCGCAGCCGCATCAGCCTTCCAGATCGCGCTTCTTCTGCTCGAATTCATCGCGTTCGATCTCCCCGCGCGCGTAGCGCTCCTTGAGCAGATCGACTGGGGACTTTTCCCGCTCTCCCTTGCCGCAAGTGCCTGAGCCACGAGAGCATCTCACCAGCATCACAATGCCGGCAATCAACAGCCCCCAGAACAGCAGCATACCCAGCCCCATGCCGCCCCAACCCCAGCCGTAATCATTCATATGCCCCCACATTTTTTACTCCTTCCTGGCCGCACTACGGCCTAGAGTTTCACGCGACGCAACCGCAGCGCATTAGTAATCACCGACACCGAACTGAAGCTCATTGCCGCCGCCGCGATGATGGGCGACAGCAGCAGTCCGAAGAACGGGTAAAGCACACCCGCCGCAACGGGGATGCCGAGTACGTTGTAGATGAAGGCGAAGAACAGGTTCTGGCGGATGTTGCCCATGGTAGCGCGGGAGAGACGCACGGCGCGCACGATGCCGTTCAGGTCGCCCTTGACCAGCGTGACGCCCGCGCTTTCCATCGCCACGTCGGTGCCTGTGCCCATGGCGATGCCCACCTGAGCCTGCGCCAGGGCCGGTGCGTCGTTGATACCGTCGCCAGCCATCGCCACGAAGCGTCCCTGCGCCTGCAATTGTTTGATGATGGCGGATTTCTGCTCGGGCAGTACTTCCGCCTCGACGCGGTCGATGCCGAGCTTGCGAGCTACTGCCTCGGCCGTGATGCGGTTATCGCCGGTCAGCATGATGAGCTGTACGCCCTCCTTGTGCAGGGCGCGGATCGCCTCCGGTGTGGAAGCCTTGACCGGATCGGCCACGCCGAGCAGGCCTGCGGCCCTGCCGTCGATCGCCAGCAACATCACCGTTTGCCCCTCTCCGCGCAACGCCTCGGCTCGTACGGGCAGCTCGTCCGCATCGATGTGCAACTCCTCGAACAACTTGAGATTGCCCAGCGCGACCGCACGGCCCTCGACTGTCCCCGCCACGCCCTTGCCGGTGAACGAGCGGAACTCGCTCACCGCGGTGAGCGTGATGCCTTTTTCCTGTGCGCCGCTCACGATCGCCGCGGCCAGCGGGTGTTCGCTGGCGCGCTCCAGGCTGGCGCCCAGCCACAGCACGACGCCTTCATCGAACCCGGGCAGCGGAACGACCGAGGTAAGTTTCGGTTTCCCTTCGGTCAAGGTGCCGGTCTTGTCCACCACCAGCGTGTTCACCTTCTCCATAGTTTCCAGCGCTTCGGCATTCTTGATCAGCACACCGGCCAGCGCACCGCGCCCGGTGCCGACCATGATGGACATCGGCGTAGCCAACCCCAATGCACACGGGCAGGCGATGATCAGCACCGCAACGGCGTTGACGATGGCGTGCGCGAGACGCGGCTCCGGCCCCCAGATGCCCCATACCGCCAGCGTGATGAGCGCGACCAGTACCACCACCGGAACGAAATAACCTGCAGTCACGTCGGCCAGCCGCTGGATCGGAGCGCGACTGCGCTGCGCCTCGCTCACCATGTGCACGATCTGCGCGAGCAGGGTGTCGGCGCCGACACGCTCGGCGCGCATCAGCAAACTGCCCGTGCCGTTCACCGTCGCACCGATCAATCGCGCGCCAGTGACTTTTTCCACCGGGATGGACTCGCCGGTCACCATGGATTCATCCAGCGCACTCGTGCCTTCCAGCACCACGCCGTCCACCGGCACCTTTTCGCCGGGACGTACTCGCAGAACATCGCCCGGCCGTACCTGCTCCAGCGGAATGTCTTCTTCTTTGCCATCGGCGCGCACGATGCGTGCAGTCTTAGGGGCAAGGCCTAGCAGCAATTTGATCGCGGCACTGGTCTGGCTGCGCGCGCGCAATTCCATCACCTGCCCGAGCAGCACCAGCGCCATGATCACCGCGGCGGCCTCGAAATACACCGGTACCGTCCCCATCATGCTGCGCATCGCGTAAGGAAAGATGCCCGGCAGCAGCATGGCCACCACGCTGTAGCTCCACGCCACGCCGACACCCAGCGCGATCAGGGTGAACATGTTGAGGCTGCGATTGATGACGGAAGCCCAACCGCGCTGGAATATCGGCCAGCCGCCCCACAACACAGCAGGAGTGGACAGCGCGAATTCCAGCCATTGCAGCACAGTCATCGAAACAAAATCCGGCACGAATTGCGGTGTCAGTTCGGAAACCATCGCCATGATGAATACCGGCAAGGCCAGTGCCGCACTCACCCAGAAGCGTCGGCTCATGTCGTTCAATTCGGTGTTGTCTTCCGCGGGTGCGTTGCGCGGCTCCAGCGCCATGCCGCAGATCGGGCAACTGCCCGGTTCATTGCGCACGACCTCCGGATGCATGGGACAAGTGTATTCGACCGACCCTGCTGCTACCGGCGATTCCGGTTCCAGCGCCATGCCGCACTTGGGGCAGCATCCCGGCGCGGGCTGGCGTACCTCAGGATGCATGGGACAGGTGTAAACGACACCGCTGTGTCGCGCCATGGGAACTTCTGGCACTGCGGATTTATCGAGGTAATCTGATGGGGATGCTTGGAACCTGATCTGGCATTTCGCGCTGCAGAAGTGGTATTCGATGCCGCGGTATTCGAAGTGATGCGGCGAGTCCGGCTTCACCGTCATGCCGCACACAGGATCAATTGCCATAACCTTTTCCTTTCAGCATCCATCGAAAACTTCTTGGGGCGACCTCCCCATTCAAGCGGATCTGCAACTCTATGGATGCGGGAACCGGCTTGACCGCCTTGAATCGCAACAACCCCTTGCGGTGATGACCACCGGGCGGCGCGCCCTCCCAACCCAGCGGCGAGTATCGCTTTCCGTCCGCAATGAGCACGGAAGACCTGGACAAGTCATCGTTCAGAGACTTCGTATGGGTTTCCAGGACTACGCCAAAATCCCACGTTTTCGCCCCACTCGAAACATCCTGCGGGGTGACCATGACCTTTAATCCCCCTTCATCGCTTGTTTGCGGCGCATATCTAGGCTCCGCCGCATTGGTCACGGCTACGAATGCAAGCCCCAATCCGATCAAAATAGGTCTCAGCATCTTTCATGCTCCCGCGCAGCTTCGGTGACCTTGGCCGCAATATACAGAATGCCCGCAGCGTTAAACGCCAACCCAAGCCAGAACAACTCGACCTGGTATTCCGCAACCACTGTGAGAAATCCCGTGACGCCCAGTATGGGCAAAATATTGACCAGGTAATGGGCACAGCAGGAAACCATCGCCGCCGTAGAGGTCGTGCCGGACACGGCAACCATTCTGCCCGATGCACCGTGTCGCCCGACCAGGTTCTTGAGGTATGTGTAAAGCCCGACCTGAATACCGAAGCCCACCGCGAGCGCCACGATGAAGTACCAGTATTTTGAAAATTGTTCGAGAGCGAAGCTCCCGCCGGAAATCAGGCTCACGATGCCGAAATAGACGGTGAGCAACAATACGAATGCTCCCACTCCGAATTGCAGCGGCCTGGCATATCCCACCGACACGGCGGCTGATGACTCTTCCACAAGCGCCATGCCGCACTTGGGGCAAGCTCCCGGAGACGTTTGCCTTATTTCCGGATGCATCGGACAGGTGTAGCCCACTTTCATCAGCCTGGGCGCGGGTAAAGATCGCGCCGCGTGAGCGGGACCGGATTTGAAAAAGGCGCGCGTTTGGAAGCCAGTATCTGATACACCCCGGTATTGCCTTCTTCGAACTGCATGGCACAGGCCGCCATATAAAGCCGCCAGATACGGTAGACCGATTCCGGCACGTGTTCCAGCACTTCTTCGCGACGACTTTCGAGGCGTCTCACCCACTCGCGCAATGTCAGCTCGTAGTGTTTTCTGAGGCTTTCGACGTCGTGGATCTCGAATTTCGCGTCTTCCATGAGCTGCTGCACCGTGCTGATGTTTTCAAGTTGCCCGTCCGGAAACACATAGCGGTTGATGAATTCTGTCGCGATGCCTTTCTTCCAGCCACCTTCCTCGCTGGTGATGCCATGGTTCAGGAACAGCCCGCCGGGTTTGAGAGCCCGGTGGGCGACGGAAAAGTACGTCGGCAGGTTCTTCAGGCCCACGTGCTCGAACATGCCAACGCTCGCCACCTTATCGTACTCTGCCTCGCCCTTGAGGTCGCGGTAATCCATCAACTCTACCGTGACCCTGTCTTCGAGTCCGCGGCGCTTGATCGTGCGCTGAGCATGGTCATACTGGTTCCGGCTCAGCGTGATGCCATGTGCATTCACTCCATAATGCTCTGCGGCCCAGCAGACCAAGGCCCCCCAGCCACAGCCGATGTCGAGCATCCGCTCGCCCGCCTTGAGTCGCAATTTGCGGCAGATATGATCGAGCTTGTTGCATTGCGCCTGCTCCAGGCTCTGGCCGGCATCCTCGTAATAAGCGCAGGAGTAGACCATTTGCTCGTCCAGCCACAGCGCATAGAAATCGTTGGATACGTCGTAGTGGAAGGAAATGGCATCGCGATTGAGCTCTTTGCTGGCTTCCAATCCCAGTTTTTGCCTGAGGTCTTTTGCCCACCTGCGGCTGCCGTTCGACTCGGTTTTCTCCGGCTTGATCGTCAATGCCTTGGTCGCAAGCATGGCCTTCTCGGGGAGGGACAGTTGCAACGAAGTCAGATAATGGCGCAGCTTGAGCGCACTGTAGAGGTCGCCGTCGATGTCGATGAGCCCCTGAAAATAAGACTCGACGAGGCGCAACGGACTCTGCGACAGGACCATATCCTGGAAAGCTCTTGAAGACCGGAAGATCAGCGAAAAATCGGGACAGTCGTGGCCCAGTTGCACTTCTGAGCCGTCCCAAAGGCAGATGCGGATGCTCCCATCGAAATTCCGGAACAGGCGATACAGGATCTGTCTGGCCGGATCGGTATCGGGATTGCAGGCTACAGAGTTGCTTCCGTAAATGGTTGCCATTTCACCGAACTCCTTCCTCAATTGGTTAGAGAGTCTCTGATCAAGCGAACTCAAAGGCAGACATGGCTGCCAACCTATTTACCCGGCAAAAAAC includes these proteins:
- a CDS encoding heavy metal translocating P-type ATPase, which codes for MAIDPVCGMTVKPDSPHHFEYRGIEYHFCSAKCQIRFQASPSDYLDKSAVPEVPMARHSGVVYTCPMHPEVRQPAPGCCPKCGMALEPESPVAAGSVEYTCPMHPEVVRNEPGSCPICGMALEPRNAPAEDNTELNDMSRRFWVSAALALPVFIMAMVSELTPQFVPDFVSMTVLQWLEFALSTPAVLWGGWPIFQRGWASVINRSLNMFTLIALGVGVAWSYSVVAMLLPGIFPYAMRSMMGTVPVYFEAAAVIMALVLLGQVMELRARSQTSAAIKLLLGLAPKTARIVRADGKEEDIPLEQVRPGDVLRVRPGEKVPVDGVVLEGTSALDESMVTGESIPVEKVTGARLIGATVNGTGSLLMRAERVGADTLLAQIVHMVSEAQRSRAPIQRLADVTAGYFVPVVVLVALITLAVWGIWGPEPRLAHAIVNAVAVLIIACPCALGLATPMSIMVGTGRGALAGVLIKNAEALETMEKVNTLVVDKTGTLTEGKPKLTSVVPLPGFDEGVVLWLGASLERASEHPLAAAIVSGAQEKGITLTAVSEFRSFTGKGVAGTVEGRAVALGNLKLFEELHIDADELPVRAEALRGEGQTVMLLAIDGRAAGLLGVADPVKASTPEAIRALHKEGVQLIMLTGDNRITAEAVARKLGIDRVEAEVLPEQKSAIIKQLQAQGRFVAMAGDGINDAPALAQAQVGIAMGTGTDVAMESAGVTLVKGDLNGIVRAVRLSRATMGNIRQNLFFAFIYNVLGIPVAAGVLYPFFGLLLSPIIAAAAMSFSSVSVITNALRLRRVKL
- a CDS encoding sensor domain-containing diguanylate cyclase, whose protein sequence is MLETAQFLKSQMDYIFFVYGLAFMVLGVVCFTRQRSPQEVLPWLFMGLFGFTHGLNEWLDLLALTAGDTPLFSSVRLAVMAASFAFLVEFGRVATIKLGMRTVGRWILPVLLLVALLLGSLLGGQSGLNGGFRYALGLVGCLWAAFALFAKASTLEGLRRRWLISAGIGMGLYGIAAGAVVPAAASFPANFLNQETFFAAVGAPIQLFRAFFACWIMLAVWAYEQSRFEESHLMMKRRWYFRATVAVLVMTIGLGWTLTNNLGKLYQEDLRRDIDAGTSLLAHRLSVDTTVTQGLATAMSTSNALAGMPGTAPDTLAQANLLVDRYSAVHPGLIAYVMDRNGTVIAASNRHQPTSLAGRNYSFRPYFQEALAGRLGKFFAIGVTTGEAGFYASAPIRNGRQEITGVAVVKHTLDPEALGLTHFQDAFLVDANGVVLLSGMKGAPYGLWPLPPDLLRQTQASQQFAGKEVTSLAQQRFGNGEWISIAGKKFLAGRQMVGQEGWSIVLLRQEKASLVNRLFGIILTLMISVLILVSLLVLQREFGTEILLHQNQKRLEALSHELERQATTDTLTGALNRLKFNAILGQEIKRSQRYHTPLSLIMYDIDHFKRVNDTYGHQVGDSVLVQLTSLVAPRIRETDSLARWGGEEFMVVVPHLNSSEAAKLAEKLRERVETTAFTGVGRLSCSFGVAQFAPDDTADTLTGRADQALYLAKAGGRNRVVTA
- a CDS encoding heavy metal-binding domain-containing protein, whose protein sequence is MKVGYTCPMHPEIRQTSPGACPKCGMALVEESSAAVSVGYARPLQFGVGAFVLLLTVYFGIVSLISGGSFALEQFSKYWYFIVALAVGFGIQVGLYTYLKNLVGRHGASGRMVAVSGTTSTAAMVSCCAHYLVNILPILGVTGFLTVVAEYQVELFWLGLAFNAAGILYIAAKVTEAAREHERC
- a CDS encoding SAM-dependent methyltransferase — encoded protein: MATIYGSNSVACNPDTDPARQILYRLFRNFDGSIRICLWDGSEVQLGHDCPDFSLIFRSSRAFQDMVLSQSPLRLVESYFQGLIDIDGDLYSALKLRHYLTSLQLSLPEKAMLATKALTIKPEKTESNGSRRWAKDLRQKLGLEASKELNRDAISFHYDVSNDFYALWLDEQMVYSCAYYEDAGQSLEQAQCNKLDHICRKLRLKAGERMLDIGCGWGALVCWAAEHYGVNAHGITLSRNQYDHAQRTIKRRGLEDRVTVELMDYRDLKGEAEYDKVASVGMFEHVGLKNLPTYFSVAHRALKPGGLFLNHGITSEEGGWKKGIATEFINRYVFPDGQLENISTVQQLMEDAKFEIHDVESLRKHYELTLREWVRRLESRREEVLEHVPESVYRIWRLYMAACAMQFEEGNTGVYQILASKRAPFSNPVPLTRRDLYPRPG
- a CDS encoding SHOCT domain-containing protein; translation: MWGHMNDYGWGWGGMGLGMLLFWGLLIAGIVMLVRCSRGSGTCGKGEREKSPVDLLKERYARGEIERDEFEQKKRDLEG
- a CDS encoding DUF3025 domain-containing protein codes for the protein MNPTPIWNKDALLQSPLFFPLHPIISRLGTTGFPTLQDCNALLDGCHPAIATQSGHLLRFVAQEYGKLAFEAQYEPRCYLKGEVPTRADNWHDLLNALVWLTFPKAKAAINARHYQALTDGRKEASRSERGAVRDTNTLLDESGVVVPYADEELAKLLRDFQWKELFWGWRAEVDAQMGFYLFGHGLYEKALNPYIGMTGQGLLLPVEADFFGWPLEQRLVHLDKLLADYLSAPAHCLSTRELAPVPLLGVPGWAADNEDSAYYDNSAYFRPGRCR
- a CDS encoding OmpA family protein, with translation MAHNEPRTQGYLVDSQGELVKSGAGQCWRTGYWTPGMAIEECDPDLIRQGEAPAGEAAPLPGYPERIKYCTTLDIQFEIDQYAIQHEYEASVERLGAYLRKYPDTTAVIEGHTDEVGTDEYNMQLSQRRANSVVEYLVNRSGIDRSRLKAVGYGKTRPVADNRTEEGKRQNRRIDSIIDCAMDVKEGFKPVPGRITKVGLEMEFDRNRADIKTRYHDELSRVADFLKENPNASATIEGHASNAEGTRGQGMELSRRRAESVVNYLVDKFGIARSRLSATGFGQTRRVAYNWSEEGRRENRRVNIYLDYGK